From the Roseibium salinum genome, one window contains:
- a CDS encoding AraC family transcriptional regulator, whose translation MYPLSDHPGAASGPISLSLAGHQLSLLPAAGYDVGFTAPADSLGFAFDAQTGRHAVGSDRVGPFFRLPNTLALTPHGCDIRSASAAGGEYLVVSGASIEVRAHAYRTNIGGADALPAAARLRKWLLAGSCPGQLDLEECLRAFSAAAQGGGNPRKASRWMTSGRFRRLTELIEENLGSGLTVARLGREIGVSASFLSRAFSAFCGQTPYDFILTRRVQRARRLIATTDCPLPEIALQAGFSSQSHMTASMKARLGLRPSTITRPRQIRRPVAGGRPV comes from the coding sequence ATGTATCCTTTATCAGATCACCCAGGTGCGGCAAGCGGGCCGATATCTCTGTCGCTGGCAGGTCACCAGCTGTCCCTCCTGCCCGCTGCCGGCTACGATGTCGGCTTTACCGCGCCGGCCGACAGCCTCGGCTTTGCCTTCGATGCCCAGACGGGACGTCATGCGGTCGGGTCGGATAGGGTCGGGCCGTTTTTCCGCCTGCCGAACACGCTGGCGCTCACGCCGCACGGCTGCGACATCCGCTCCGCCTCGGCGGCAGGCGGGGAGTATCTTGTCGTCAGCGGCGCCTCGATCGAGGTGAGGGCGCATGCCTACCGGACCAATATCGGCGGCGCCGATGCCTTGCCCGCGGCGGCTAGGCTGAGGAAATGGCTGCTCGCCGGCAGCTGCCCCGGGCAGCTCGACCTGGAAGAGTGCCTGCGGGCCTTCAGCGCGGCCGCGCAGGGCGGAGGAAATCCCCGCAAGGCGTCCAGATGGATGACTTCGGGACGTTTCCGGCGCCTGACGGAGCTGATCGAGGAAAATCTCGGCTCGGGCCTGACGGTGGCGCGCCTTGGCCGGGAAATCGGCGTATCCGCCAGTTTCCTGAGCCGGGCGTTTTCCGCCTTCTGCGGCCAGACGCCTTACGACTTCATCCTGACCCGCAGGGTCCAGCGCGCCCGGCGCCTGATCGCCACGACGGACTGTCCCCTGCCGGAGATTGCGCTTCAGGCCGGCTTCTCCTCGCAAAGCCATATGACGGCAAGCATGAAGGCCCGGCTGGGTCTGCGTCCGTCGACGATCACGAGGCCGCGGCAGATCCGGCGACCGGTTGCGGGCGGCCGCCCTGTGTGA
- a CDS encoding threonine dehydratase, which yields MTPIFSMDELEAVFPVVRRLVPETPAYSWPLLQERFGFEVAVKHENHTQIGAFKARSSIVFIQKHIDAHGRPSGVVSATRGNHGQSMALAARSLGIPARIVVPEGNAEGKNRAMRAFGAELVIDGRDFDIAKRTAERISKESGFLMIPSFHKNIVMGVATYALEFFRTHPDLDVVYVPVGMGSGACGLITVRNLLGLKTEIVPVVTEKAPAYGLSFEADRIVTTETAGTFADGMACREPVQEALDILKSGAERMITVSDDEIAEAIRILYADTHNLAEGAGAAALAALRQDAARLKGRKAGVILSGGNLDEAAMRTVLAGGTPSV from the coding sequence ATGACACCGATTTTTTCAATGGATGAGCTTGAAGCCGTTTTTCCGGTTGTCCGGCGGCTCGTGCCCGAAACGCCGGCCTATAGCTGGCCGTTGCTGCAGGAGCGCTTCGGGTTCGAGGTTGCCGTCAAGCACGAGAACCACACACAGATCGGCGCCTTCAAGGCGCGCAGTTCGATCGTCTTCATCCAGAAGCATATCGACGCGCACGGACGGCCGAGCGGCGTCGTATCCGCAACGCGGGGCAATCACGGGCAATCAATGGCTCTCGCCGCGCGCAGCCTCGGCATTCCCGCAAGGATCGTCGTCCCCGAAGGCAACGCGGAAGGCAAGAACCGGGCAATGAGGGCCTTCGGCGCCGAACTTGTCATCGACGGCCGCGATTTCGATATCGCCAAGCGCACGGCGGAACGGATTTCCAAGGAAAGCGGGTTCCTGATGATCCCGTCCTTTCACAAGAACATCGTCATGGGCGTTGCGACCTATGCGCTGGAATTCTTCCGCACCCATCCGGACCTCGATGTTGTCTACGTGCCGGTCGGCATGGGCTCGGGCGCCTGCGGGCTGATCACCGTGCGCAATCTTCTCGGCCTCAAAACGGAAATCGTTCCTGTTGTCACCGAAAAGGCCCCGGCCTACGGGCTCTCCTTTGAAGCGGACAGGATCGTGACCACGGAGACCGCCGGAACATTCGCGGACGGCATGGCGTGCCGGGAGCCCGTTCAGGAGGCGCTGGACATTCTCAAGTCCGGCGCAGAACGCATGATCACGGTGAGCGACGACGAAATCGCCGAAGCCATCCGCATTCTTTACGCAGATACGCACAACCTGGCCGAAGGTGCCGGCGCCGCCGCGCTGGCCGCCCTGCGCCAGGACGCGGCGAGGCTCAAGGGCCGGAAGGCCGGCGTCATCCTCTCGGGTGGCAACCTCGACGAGGCGGCCATGCGCACCGTCCTGGCCGGCGGGACGCCATCGGTCTGA
- a CDS encoding type 1 glutamine amidotransferase — protein MTFLVIENYQNTRLGLLGRTARTAGHDWTTVQAYLGEPLPQEAGEYSGVVVLGGAQDALADDAYPHMPGVCELIRTFHRQGKPVLGICLGSQLIARAFGGGNILGRPVEFGWHEVLPTAEGAADPVLKELGAGGPQFHWHSDTVSLPREAVHLATSAMTPVRAFRVGRATYAVQFHFETGLEDARAWSDVFADDIRAHTPDWDQRFETDAERHAARADAIGAAISGAWLALL, from the coding sequence ATGACCTTTCTCGTCATTGAGAATTACCAGAACACCCGGCTCGGCCTGCTGGGACGAACCGCCCGTACGGCCGGGCACGACTGGACCACCGTCCAGGCTTATCTTGGCGAGCCCCTGCCGCAGGAAGCCGGTGAGTACAGCGGCGTCGTGGTGCTTGGGGGAGCGCAGGACGCCCTGGCGGATGACGCCTATCCGCACATGCCCGGCGTGTGCGAACTGATCAGGACGTTTCACCGGCAAGGCAAGCCGGTTCTCGGCATATGCCTCGGATCGCAGCTGATCGCCCGGGCGTTCGGCGGCGGCAACATTCTCGGCCGTCCCGTCGAATTCGGCTGGCACGAGGTTCTCCCGACCGCCGAAGGGGCCGCCGATCCCGTGCTCAAGGAGTTGGGCGCCGGGGGACCGCAGTTTCACTGGCACAGCGATACGGTGAGCCTGCCCCGGGAGGCGGTGCATCTGGCGACAAGCGCCATGACGCCCGTCCGGGCCTTCCGCGTGGGCCGGGCCACCTACGCGGTCCAGTTCCACTTCGAAACGGGACTGGAGGACGCCCGTGCGTGGTCCGATGTTTTCGCCGATGATATCCGCGCCCATACGCCCGACTGGGACCAGCGCTTCGAGACCGACGCGGAGCGTCACGCGGCAAGAGCGGATGCGATCGGGGCAGCCATCTCCGGAGCCTGGCTGGCGCTGCTCTAG
- a CDS encoding DMT family transporter: MSVAAPAFRNQSSAFTPADYGLYAITVLAWGFSWIAMKGQVATVAPEVSVFWRFVLAAAIMMAWARYRGHRMTFRLQDHLRFAGLGALLFSTNFTLFYYGASHLPSGLLAVIFSTTSIFNLFLGLILFGQRPNMLALAAGLLGITGIGLMFWPQLAGAEFNDGGAFGLAMCIGGTLSFCLGNMLSADTQRRGIAVTPATAWGMVYGMVFLGVVSALRGQSFAIEWSASYLGSLVYLAVIASVIAFASYLTLLGRIGSARAGYATVLFPLVALTLSTLFEGYQWTPLAAAGVLCVLGGNLMMLRAR; this comes from the coding sequence ATGAGCGTTGCCGCACCTGCCTTTCGCAATCAATCGTCTGCATTCACGCCCGCCGATTACGGGCTTTACGCCATCACGGTGCTTGCCTGGGGCTTCAGCTGGATTGCCATGAAGGGACAGGTTGCGACGGTCGCGCCGGAAGTGTCGGTCTTCTGGCGGTTCGTCCTGGCGGCCGCGATCATGATGGCCTGGGCGAGATACCGCGGGCACAGAATGACGTTCCGGCTGCAGGACCATTTACGCTTCGCAGGGCTCGGCGCGCTGTTGTTTTCGACCAATTTTACGCTGTTCTACTATGGCGCCTCGCATCTGCCATCGGGCCTGCTCGCGGTGATCTTCTCCACCACGTCCATCTTCAACCTGTTTCTGGGGCTGATCCTCTTCGGCCAGCGGCCGAACATGCTGGCACTGGCGGCCGGTCTCCTCGGGATTACCGGCATAGGGCTGATGTTCTGGCCGCAGCTTGCAGGCGCCGAATTCAACGACGGCGGCGCTTTCGGCCTTGCCATGTGTATCGGCGGCACGCTGTCCTTCTGCCTGGGCAATATGCTGTCCGCCGATACCCAGCGGCGCGGCATCGCCGTGACGCCCGCAACCGCCTGGGGCATGGTCTACGGCATGGTGTTTCTGGGGGTCGTTTCGGCGCTGAGGGGACAGAGCTTTGCGATCGAATGGTCGGCCAGCTATCTCGGCAGCCTCGTCTACCTGGCCGTCATCGCCTCGGTGATCGCCTTTGCCTCGTACCTGACGCTGCTGGGCCGCATCGGTTCGGCGCGGGCCGGTTACGCCACCGTTCTCTTCCCCCTTGTCGCGCTGACCTTGTCGACCCTATTCGAAGGCTATCAATGGACGCCGCTCGCCGCCGCCGGAGTGCTCTGCGTCCTGGGCGGCAACCTGATGATGCTGCGCGCCAGGTGA
- a CDS encoding LysR substrate-binding domain-containing protein: MNHALDIDQLRTFLAIAELGSFTKAGEAVHKTQSAVSMQMRRLEERVGQPIFIKDGRQSRLTEDGLRLVEFARRMILLNDETLSAFNGQKEVGHVKLGVPDDYTDRLLPQVLAAFNRLNPSIEVLVECSSSAKLTEAIRDGALDVAITTSGDTLNIRGEIIRREQLYWVTSNQHSAHTQDVIRLALGPATCCWRRISMDALDRAGRPYRVSYTSSSAAALVGAVQAGLAVTVFPESAIREGMRILDERDGFPSLPFCDIALLRSDSARENMHDKLCNHLIAAIGNVGNGAGQLAAE, from the coding sequence ATGAATCACGCACTAGATATTGATCAGTTGCGTACGTTTTTGGCGATAGCTGAGCTGGGAAGTTTTACCAAGGCCGGTGAGGCGGTTCACAAGACGCAGTCTGCGGTCTCCATGCAGATGCGCCGGCTGGAAGAGCGGGTCGGACAGCCGATCTTCATCAAGGATGGCCGTCAGTCCAGATTGACCGAGGACGGCCTGCGCCTGGTCGAATTCGCCCGGCGCATGATCCTTCTGAACGACGAGACCCTGTCGGCCTTCAACGGCCAGAAGGAAGTCGGCCATGTGAAGCTCGGCGTGCCGGACGATTACACCGACCGGCTGCTGCCTCAGGTTCTGGCGGCATTCAACCGGCTCAATCCGTCGATCGAGGTTCTCGTCGAGTGTTCGTCGAGCGCCAAGCTTACCGAAGCGATCCGCGACGGGGCGCTGGACGTTGCCATCACCACGTCCGGCGACACGTTGAACATCCGCGGTGAAATCATCCGGCGCGAACAGCTCTACTGGGTTACGTCCAACCAGCATTCCGCCCACACCCAGGACGTCATTCGGCTCGCGCTCGGACCGGCGACCTGCTGCTGGCGGCGCATCTCCATGGACGCGCTGGACCGGGCCGGGCGGCCGTACCGGGTGTCCTATACCAGCTCGAGCGCGGCAGCTCTTGTCGGCGCCGTGCAGGCGGGCCTTGCCGTCACCGTGTTCCCCGAAAGCGCCATCCGCGAGGGCATGCGCATCCTGGACGAGCGGGACGGTTTCCCGTCCCTGCCGTTCTGCGACATTGCGCTGCTGCGGTCGGATTCGGCCCGGGAGAACATGCACGACAAGCTCTGCAATCACCTGATCGCCGCGATCGGCAATGTCGGCAATGGCGCAGGCCAGCTGGCCGCGGAATAG
- a CDS encoding LysR substrate-binding domain-containing protein, which produces MLDLDQLRTFVAIAEGGSFTRAADNVHKTQSAVSMQMRRLEERIGKPLFVRVGRQSRLTEHGERLLHYARRLVQLNDETLAAFDDTELAGLVRLGTPDDYADRFLPEILARFSRSNPKAEVSVVCAPTPNLADMIAEGELDVAIITHVQRKGRKNVDLVRREPLLWVASARHAVENESPLPLALGRATCDWRKAAINALSDQMREHRLLYSSWNSTAVGAAVLAGLAISVLPESALRSGMRVLTESDGFPRLPECEIGIMRSWHNSSRVTDALVEHIVSSLDNLSVPQAAE; this is translated from the coding sequence ATGCTCGACCTGGACCAGCTCAGAACCTTCGTCGCCATTGCCGAGGGCGGCAGCTTCACGCGGGCTGCGGACAACGTGCACAAAACCCAATCCGCCGTCTCCATGCAGATGCGCCGCCTGGAAGAGCGGATCGGGAAACCGCTGTTCGTACGGGTCGGCCGTCAATCCCGGCTGACCGAACATGGCGAGCGGCTGCTCCACTATGCGCGCCGCCTGGTTCAGCTGAATGACGAGACCCTGGCCGCCTTCGACGATACGGAACTGGCCGGTCTCGTGCGGCTCGGCACGCCGGACGACTATGCCGACCGTTTCCTGCCTGAAATCCTGGCGAGGTTCTCCAGATCAAATCCCAAGGCGGAGGTGAGCGTCGTGTGCGCACCGACCCCGAACCTTGCGGACATGATCGCCGAAGGCGAGCTGGATGTCGCCATCATCACGCACGTTCAGAGGAAGGGCCGCAAGAACGTCGATCTGGTTCGCCGGGAACCGCTTTTGTGGGTCGCCTCTGCCCGCCACGCGGTGGAGAACGAGTCGCCGCTTCCGCTCGCGCTCGGGCGCGCAACCTGCGACTGGCGCAAGGCGGCCATCAACGCGCTGAGCGACCAGATGCGCGAACACCGGCTGCTTTATTCGAGCTGGAACTCCACTGCGGTCGGTGCCGCCGTGCTCGCCGGGCTTGCGATTTCCGTGCTGCCGGAATCCGCCCTGAGGTCGGGCATGCGGGTGCTGACGGAGTCCGACGGCTTTCCGCGCCTTCCCGAATGCGAAATCGGCATCATGCGCTCCTGGCATAACAGCTCCAGGGTCACCGACGCTCTGGTGGAACATATCGTTTCTTCACTCGATAACCTTTCTGTCCCGCAAGCGGCCGAGTGA
- a CDS encoding DUF1127 domain-containing protein — protein sequence MTHSASTPFFALLGQAAVRAWRVYSNRRQIAELKHWTDDQLKDIGLTRSDVRRALAQPFYSDPTSVLNASPALRQAPNYSAANAPTDKPELTLVETRKSDGKLAA from the coding sequence ATGACACATTCTGCAAGCACCCCCTTCTTCGCTCTTCTCGGGCAGGCGGCTGTCCGTGCATGGCGCGTATATAGCAACCGCCGCCAGATCGCAGAGCTCAAACACTGGACCGATGATCAGTTGAAGGACATCGGACTGACGCGGAGCGATGTTCGACGAGCCTTGGCTCAGCCTTTCTACTCGGACCCGACATCTGTTCTGAACGCCTCCCCGGCGCTCCGCCAGGCCCCGAATTACAGCGCAGCCAACGCCCCCACCGACAAGCCGGAACTCACGCTTGTCGAGACCCGCAAGAGCGACGGGAAGCTGGCCGCCTGA
- a CDS encoding DUF937 domain-containing protein, with product MTGNDKAAPPFDIFTVMEDVRERFGWSDTDLSRVMEQLMPAAFNGFRHFGGAIPGFNEFLSQSSPQAAAEQNPFAGYTRLFQSPSDAALTPFFGPEAVQQAVAAQVSAFTGLQRDAIQEMMPVAATLAMGQIARPFVHGEARNLLDAYLRGFARGRPKPQPTPVDYLQGYADAMQSFWGAFLQPASIVPDSAEPEEEPGPEPEVKVTPEEDELPPAEQAAGDKTSEFDEMVSGWMEAGRDFQSSQFKAFDSFFERAARDYRNP from the coding sequence ATGACAGGCAACGATAAGGCAGCTCCTCCATTCGACATCTTCACCGTCATGGAAGATGTACGAGAACGGTTTGGCTGGTCCGATACGGATTTGAGCCGCGTGATGGAACAGCTGATGCCGGCTGCCTTCAACGGCTTTCGTCATTTCGGCGGTGCGATCCCCGGCTTCAACGAATTCCTGAGCCAGTCCTCGCCGCAGGCGGCGGCCGAGCAAAATCCGTTTGCTGGCTATACGCGCCTGTTCCAGAGCCCGTCAGACGCGGCGCTTACCCCGTTCTTCGGTCCTGAGGCGGTGCAGCAGGCAGTGGCCGCGCAGGTCTCGGCGTTCACCGGCCTGCAGCGCGACGCCATTCAGGAAATGATGCCCGTGGCTGCCACCCTCGCCATGGGGCAGATCGCCCGGCCCTTCGTGCATGGCGAGGCGCGCAACCTCCTGGACGCCTACCTGCGCGGCTTTGCCCGTGGCCGGCCGAAGCCGCAACCGACGCCCGTGGACTATCTGCAGGGCTATGCGGACGCCATGCAGTCCTTCTGGGGCGCTTTCCTGCAACCGGCGAGCATCGTTCCCGACAGCGCCGAGCCTGAGGAAGAGCCCGGGCCCGAGCCGGAAGTGAAAGTGACCCCCGAGGAAGACGAACTTCCCCCGGCCGAGCAAGCGGCCGGCGACAAGACGTCCGAATTCGACGAGATGGTCTCGGGCTGGATGGAGGCCGGCCGGGATTTCCAGTCCAGCCAGTTCAAGGCCTTCGACAGCTTCTTCGAACGGGCGGCCCGGGATTACCGCAATCCTTAG
- a CDS encoding glutamate--cysteine ligase, giving the protein MARDTVDSTPIETVADLAATLDEGSKPEDRFRIGTEHEKFGFCLKELTPIPYEGSNGVEAVLAGMEGLIGWERIEDAGKIIGLADDLGGGAISIEPGGQFELSGAPLDNLHETCREANQHLAQVRQVAEPLGIGFLGIGMAPTWSRADMPRMPKSRYEIMTNYMPKVGSLGLDMMYRTSTIQVNLDFSSEADMVRKMRVGLALQPVATAIFANSPFTEGKPNGFKSFRAQIWTDTDGDRTGDMPFAFEDGFGFERYVEWALDVPMYFVKRGTTYYDVTDTTFRQFMNGALKGRIPDATPSIGDWNNHLSTLFPDVRLKKYIEMRGADGGPWRRICALPALWVGLLYDKGILDQAYELVRDWTQEERAALRRDVPRHALQTPFRSGTVLDVAKDVLALAQEGLKRRNRLSDGDLDERVHLAPVEEGLASGMCPADVLLQRYHGSWKGDISQVFREYAY; this is encoded by the coding sequence ATGGCCCGCGATACGGTCGACTCCACACCGATTGAAACTGTTGCGGACCTGGCCGCGACCCTCGACGAGGGCAGCAAGCCGGAAGACCGGTTCCGGATCGGCACCGAACACGAGAAATTCGGCTTTTGCCTGAAGGAACTGACCCCGATCCCCTATGAAGGGTCCAACGGCGTCGAGGCGGTGCTCGCGGGTATGGAAGGTCTCATCGGCTGGGAGCGGATCGAAGACGCGGGCAAGATCATCGGTCTTGCGGACGACCTCGGCGGCGGAGCGATTTCCATCGAGCCGGGCGGCCAGTTCGAGCTGTCGGGCGCGCCGCTCGATAACCTGCACGAGACCTGCCGGGAAGCCAACCAGCATCTGGCCCAGGTGCGTCAGGTCGCCGAACCCCTGGGCATCGGCTTCCTCGGCATCGGCATGGCGCCGACCTGGTCGCGCGCGGACATGCCCCGCATGCCGAAATCCCGCTACGAGATCATGACCAACTACATGCCGAAGGTCGGCTCGTTGGGCCTCGACATGATGTACCGCACCTCCACCATTCAGGTGAATCTCGATTTTTCCAGCGAAGCCGACATGGTCAGGAAAATGCGTGTCGGCCTCGCGCTCCAGCCGGTCGCAACCGCCATCTTCGCCAATTCTCCGTTCACGGAGGGAAAGCCGAACGGCTTCAAGTCCTTCCGCGCCCAGATCTGGACCGATACCGATGGCGACCGCACCGGTGACATGCCGTTCGCTTTCGAGGACGGCTTCGGCTTCGAACGCTATGTGGAATGGGCGTTGGACGTGCCGATGTATTTCGTCAAGCGGGGCACGACCTATTACGACGTCACCGATACCACCTTCCGCCAGTTCATGAACGGCGCCCTGAAGGGCAGGATACCGGACGCGACCCCGAGCATCGGCGACTGGAACAATCACCTGTCGACCCTTTTCCCCGATGTGCGGCTGAAGAAATACATCGAAATGCGCGGCGCCGACGGCGGCCCCTGGCGGCGCATCTGTGCGCTGCCGGCGCTTTGGGTCGGGCTGCTCTACGACAAGGGGATTCTGGACCAGGCCTATGAACTGGTCCGGGACTGGACACAGGAAGAGCGGGCGGCGCTGCGCCGCGACGTTCCGCGGCATGCCCTGCAGACACCGTTCCGCAGCGGCACCGTGCTGGACGTCGCGAAGGACGTTCTGGCGCTGGCGCAGGAAGGCCTCAAACGCCGGAACCGGCTGAGCGACGGCGATCTGGACGAGCGGGTTCATCTCGCGCCCGTCGAGGAGGGCCTGGCCTCGGGCATGTGTCCGGCAGACGTTCTTCTGCAGCGTTACCACGGATCCTGGAAGGGCGATATCTCACAGGTCTTCCGCGAATACGCCTATTGA
- a CDS encoding adenylate/guanylate cyclase domain-containing protein → MAGDIVIPGEVGGEGSSSPAALEGSRRSREHDAGHRRFRLPVGVALGLVFSVLLVIICGIIIAYMAAADRRIAGRLLDEQGLAVLKANQAVLTGFFQEQDLLLRSIAARTLETGAPLSEADLAPYRRLAPEGVTLELGRAVLSEEPADEMPQVAWSRFRHVPGFETAVKVAEIDLRNGQTLAAYYPQPVFARLAGTMTWEERQQVFILSGRDKAIVVDGLPPEDFAATPERPLPDLAGLTGSPLHRIWAEQQRGHDMGGQISGRVFPAENGMFTAIYAEMPAGPADGWVLGVLYRAEKFGAALDQTKIVLYAALMALFVGAVLSFSVGRMLGRPLSRLAHTAAGLRQLDFDGAVRLPRSRLAELDDVNQAFNGSIGALNAFAKYVPRQLVSRLVEEGMTDARNVEIKEMTIVFADLAGFTTMASQMSAEETAAYLNGYFETVSGAIVERHGTIDKFLGDGVMAFWGAPSDQPDHAALAIAAVKALAETIEQSPSAAMRVRIGVHTGKVVVGDIGSSARMNYTVIGDAVNVAARLQEYGKQVDPDAKVIALASGETMAGLPAGAGAVSLGPVSLRGRTEPLQVFRIA, encoded by the coding sequence TCAAGCCCCGCCGCATTGGAGGGGAGCCGCCGCTCCCGGGAACACGACGCGGGCCACCGGCGGTTCCGCCTGCCGGTCGGTGTGGCCCTGGGCCTGGTGTTTTCGGTCCTTCTTGTCATCATCTGCGGCATCATCATCGCCTATATGGCCGCCGCGGACCGCCGGATCGCCGGCAGGCTTCTGGACGAACAGGGCTTGGCCGTCCTCAAGGCCAACCAGGCCGTACTGACCGGTTTTTTCCAGGAGCAGGATCTGCTTTTGCGGTCCATTGCCGCCCGCACCCTTGAAACCGGAGCCCCGCTCAGCGAGGCGGATCTTGCGCCCTACCGGAGGCTTGCGCCTGAAGGCGTGACACTCGAACTTGGCCGCGCGGTGCTGAGCGAGGAGCCCGCAGACGAGATGCCCCAGGTCGCCTGGTCGAGGTTCCGCCACGTTCCCGGCTTCGAGACCGCTGTAAAGGTCGCCGAGATCGATCTTCGCAACGGCCAAACCCTGGCCGCCTATTACCCTCAGCCGGTCTTCGCGCGGCTTGCAGGCACCATGACCTGGGAGGAACGCCAGCAGGTGTTCATTCTCTCCGGACGCGACAAGGCGATCGTGGTGGATGGCCTTCCCCCGGAGGATTTCGCCGCCACGCCGGAACGGCCGCTTCCGGATCTTGCCGGCCTGACCGGCTCCCCGCTGCACCGGATATGGGCTGAACAGCAGCGCGGCCACGATATGGGCGGGCAGATCAGCGGCCGGGTGTTCCCGGCCGAGAACGGGATGTTCACCGCAATCTACGCCGAGATGCCCGCCGGACCGGCGGACGGCTGGGTCCTCGGTGTGCTTTACCGGGCCGAAAAATTCGGTGCCGCGCTCGACCAGACCAAGATCGTCCTCTATGCCGCGCTCATGGCGCTGTTCGTGGGGGCGGTTCTGTCCTTTTCGGTCGGCCGGATGCTGGGCCGCCCGCTGAGCCGACTGGCGCACACGGCGGCCGGGCTCCGCCAGCTCGATTTCGACGGCGCCGTGCGCCTGCCGCGCTCGCGGCTGGCCGAGTTGGACGACGTCAACCAGGCTTTCAACGGCTCCATCGGAGCGCTGAATGCCTTTGCCAAATACGTTCCGCGCCAGCTGGTGTCCCGCCTCGTCGAGGAGGGCATGACCGATGCCCGCAATGTCGAAATCAAGGAGATGACGATCGTCTTCGCCGATCTCGCGGGCTTCACGACCATGGCCTCGCAGATGTCGGCCGAGGAGACGGCCGCTTATCTCAACGGCTATTTCGAAACGGTCTCCGGCGCGATCGTCGAGCGACACGGCACGATCGACAAGTTTCTCGGCGACGGGGTCATGGCCTTCTGGGGCGCCCCGTCAGATCAGCCGGACCATGCCGCTCTGGCGATCGCGGCCGTCAAGGCGCTTGCCGAGACAATAGAGCAGTCGCCGTCCGCGGCCATGCGCGTGCGCATAGGGGTTCACACCGGAAAGGTGGTCGTCGGCGACATCGGCTCCTCGGCGCGCATGAACTACACCGTCATCGGGGACGCGGTGAATGTCGCTGCCCGGCTGCAGGAATACGGAAAGCAGGTGGACCCGGATGCCAAGGTCATCGCCCTCGCCAGCGGCGAGACGATGGCCGGGCTGCCGGCAGGAGCAGGGGCCGTAAGCCTTGGCCCGGTCAGCTTGCGCGGGCGCACGGAGCCTTTACAGGTCTTCAGAATCGCGTGA